One window from the genome of Calditrichota bacterium encodes:
- a CDS encoding DNA helicase gives MSATLCPRSSDTMYRRFIDGMAALNDQVKIIGLTATHYRLDSGLLTEGENRVFTDVAYEVPVKRLIEEKWLAPLVTKAPSTELDVSGVHTRGGEFIAGELATAVDKTEVNAAAVREIVHYGRDRKSWLIFCSGIDHAYHIRDALREHGIAVETVTGETNDLERDYILGEFKAGRLRAVTNCDILTTGFNHPGVDLIAFLRPTQSTGLYVQMAGRGMRNAPGKTNCLVLDFAGNIKRHGPIDRVNPYDQSKNGNGKAPVKTCPQCRSVIFAGFRHCPDCGHEFPPPASELKPTASARPIISQSTPFWVKVERIGYERHRKMGKPDSLRVDYYESTNSVYSEWICLEHGGHVARRAHRWWVRRGGDPSVANVTEALRLAGTFRQPSHILVQEDCKYWRVVRHRFDEAETPKIEVEQENDYAGEATVIEEEAPF, from the coding sequence ATGAGTGCCACCTTGTGCCCCCGATCTTCGGACACAATGTACCGCAGGTTCATCGACGGCATGGCGGCTCTGAACGACCAGGTGAAAATCATCGGACTGACTGCCACCCACTACCGGCTCGACAGCGGCCTCTTGACCGAAGGCGAGAACCGGGTCTTCACCGACGTCGCCTACGAAGTTCCGGTGAAGCGGTTGATCGAGGAGAAGTGGCTGGCGCCGCTGGTCACCAAGGCGCCCTCGACCGAACTCGACGTCTCCGGCGTCCATACCCGCGGCGGGGAGTTCATCGCCGGCGAATTGGCGACCGCCGTCGATAAGACCGAAGTGAATGCCGCCGCGGTGCGGGAGATCGTCCATTACGGGCGCGACCGCAAGTCGTGGCTGATCTTCTGTTCCGGCATCGACCACGCTTATCACATCCGCGATGCTCTGCGCGAGCACGGCATCGCGGTTGAAACCGTCACCGGAGAAACTAACGATCTGGAGCGGGACTACATCCTCGGCGAATTCAAAGCCGGGCGGCTGCGGGCGGTCACCAACTGCGACATCCTAACGACCGGCTTCAATCACCCTGGCGTCGATTTGATCGCCTTTCTGCGCCCGACGCAGTCCACAGGTCTCTACGTGCAAATGGCTGGCAGAGGAATGCGGAACGCTCCCGGCAAAACCAACTGTCTCGTGCTGGACTTTGCGGGAAATATCAAACGGCATGGTCCCATCGACCGAGTCAACCCTTACGATCAGTCCAAGAACGGCAACGGCAAGGCGCCGGTCAAAACCTGCCCGCAGTGCCGGTCGGTGATCTTCGCCGGATTCCGCCACTGCCCCGACTGCGGGCATGAGTTCCCGCCGCCCGCGTCTGAATTGAAGCCGACCGCCTCGGCGCGTCCGATCATCAGCCAATCCACCCCCTTCTGGGTGAAGGTGGAGCGCATCGGCTACGAGCGCCACCGCAAGATGGGCAAGCCCGACTCGCTACGGGTGGACTATTACGAGTCAACCAATTCGGTCTATTCTGAATGGATTTGTCTTGAGCACGGCGGTCATGTGGCGCGGCGGGCGCATCGCTGGTGGGTGCGACGCGGGGGTGATCCGAGCGTGGCGAATGTCACCGAGGCGCTGCGCCTGGCGGGGACCTTTAGGCAGCCCTCCCACATCCTGGTGCAAGAGGACTGCAAATACTGGCGAGTGGTGCGGCATCGGTTTGACGAGGCGGAAACGCCCAAGATTGAAGTGGAGCAGGAAAACGACTACGCCGGGGAGGCAACGGTTATCGAAGAGGAGGCGCCCTTTTGA